One Roseimicrobium gellanilyticum genomic window carries:
- a CDS encoding UvrB/UvrC motif-containing protein — protein MKCDMCDNEATVFLTQIVDGKMTKANLCEKCSKEKGVTDPAGFQLADFLLGTGQQKKSRAAAVEDDTLACPACGFTRAHLKKIGRMGCPECYHTFADDLENMLRAMHKGTRHVGKVPGKQPAFSSSAPAREEIGRPAPVATAPPPPAPKPVSPKKRMADLKAQIERAVAEERFEDAAKLRDEIRALESETQA, from the coding sequence ATGAAATGTGACATGTGTGACAACGAAGCCACCGTCTTCCTGACCCAGATCGTGGATGGGAAGATGACCAAGGCAAATCTCTGCGAGAAATGCTCGAAGGAGAAGGGTGTCACCGATCCTGCGGGCTTCCAGCTCGCGGACTTCCTGCTGGGCACTGGTCAGCAGAAGAAGAGTCGCGCTGCCGCCGTGGAAGATGATACCCTGGCCTGCCCGGCCTGTGGCTTCACCCGTGCCCACCTCAAGAAGATTGGCCGCATGGGCTGCCCCGAGTGCTACCACACCTTTGCCGACGATCTGGAAAACATGCTGCGCGCCATGCACAAGGGCACCCGGCACGTGGGCAAGGTGCCAGGCAAGCAGCCCGCCTTCTCCTCATCTGCGCCGGCGAGGGAGGAAATCGGCAGACCAGCCCCCGTGGCCACGGCACCACCGCCTCCTGCACCCAAGCCTGTGAGCCCCAAGAAACGCATGGCCGACCTCAAGGCTCAAATCGAGCGGGCAGTCGCGGAAGAACGCTTCGAGGATGCTGCCAAGCTGCGGGATGAAATCCGGGCTCTGGAGAGCGAAACCCAGGCCTGA
- the ilvE gene encoding branched-chain-amino-acid transaminase: MAKPLLIYLDGNLVPETEAKISVFDHGLLYGDGVFEGIRFYNGRVFRLTEHLNRLYESSKSILLNVPLTFEEMEKATLDTIAANGLRDGYIRLVITRGVGPLGLNPYQCPKASVFVIASSISLYPQEKYDCGLTMVTCATRRPTVAALSPQVKSLNYLNNVMAKIEAIQGGGEEGVMLNEQGYVAECTGDNLFLVKRGEVFTPPISAGGLDGITRRAAMDLLTEMGVRIHEVNMTRHDIFTADECFLTGTAAEVIAAVALDRRLIGDGKPGPLTQKLVAKFKALVNSTGTPVTYPV; encoded by the coding sequence ATGGCCAAGCCCCTTCTCATCTACCTCGATGGCAACCTCGTTCCGGAAACGGAGGCGAAGATCAGTGTGTTCGATCACGGTCTGCTTTATGGCGATGGGGTCTTTGAAGGCATCCGCTTTTACAATGGCCGTGTGTTCCGCCTGACGGAGCACCTCAACCGTCTGTACGAGTCCTCCAAGTCCATCCTGCTGAACGTGCCCCTCACCTTTGAGGAGATGGAAAAGGCCACGCTGGATACCATCGCCGCCAACGGCCTGCGCGACGGCTACATCCGCCTGGTGATCACCCGTGGTGTGGGTCCCCTGGGGCTGAACCCTTACCAGTGCCCAAAGGCGAGCGTGTTTGTCATCGCCAGCAGCATCTCCCTGTATCCGCAGGAGAAGTATGATTGCGGTCTCACCATGGTGACCTGCGCCACGCGCCGCCCCACGGTGGCTGCACTCAGCCCGCAGGTGAAATCGCTCAACTACCTGAACAACGTGATGGCCAAGATCGAGGCCATCCAAGGTGGCGGCGAAGAAGGCGTGATGCTCAATGAACAGGGCTATGTGGCCGAGTGCACGGGCGACAATCTCTTCCTCGTGAAGCGCGGTGAAGTCTTCACCCCGCCCATCTCCGCCGGTGGCCTTGATGGCATCACCCGCCGCGCCGCCATGGACCTGCTCACGGAAATGGGTGTGCGCATCCACGAGGTGAACATGACCCGTCATGACATCTTCACCGCGGATGAGTGCTTCCTCACCGGTACTGCCGCTGAGGTCATCGCCGCCGTGGCGCTCGACCGCCGTCTCATCGGCGATGGCAAGCCGGGCCCGCTCACGCAGAAGCTCGTGGCGAAGTTTAAGGCGCTGGTAAACTCCACCGGCACTCCGGTGACGTATCCAGTTTGA
- a CDS encoding TPR end-of-group domain-containing protein encodes MNPHDRSILAAQGYLELGMYQEVWRELNSLPAEMLSRGDVMEIFVLSLMGEKRWEDALALARRLREKQPTEPGGFIHEAYCLHELGRTKEALDLLVNGPPSLQERAVFFYNVGCYHARLGDFTNALVMLERSFEMDAALKKSARRDPDLVDVKDLL; translated from the coding sequence ATGAATCCCCATGATCGCAGCATCCTCGCCGCGCAGGGATACCTTGAGCTCGGCATGTACCAGGAAGTGTGGCGCGAGCTGAACTCGCTCCCTGCGGAAATGCTCTCGCGTGGCGACGTGATGGAGATTTTTGTCCTCAGTCTCATGGGGGAAAAGCGCTGGGAGGATGCCCTGGCTCTCGCCCGCCGTCTCCGTGAGAAGCAACCCACCGAGCCTGGCGGCTTCATCCATGAAGCCTACTGCCTGCATGAGCTGGGTCGCACCAAGGAAGCTCTGGACCTCCTGGTGAACGGCCCGCCCTCGCTGCAGGAGCGCGCGGTCTTCTTTTACAATGTCGGGTGCTATCACGCGAGACTTGGTGATTTCACCAATGCGCTCGTGATGCTGGAGCGATCCTTCGAGATGGATGCCGCCCTGAAAAAGTCCGCGCGTCGCGACCCGGATCTGGTGGATGTGAAGGACCTGCTGTAG
- a CDS encoding cupin domain-containing protein yields the protein MSATSPDIAPVSVASGQKRFAVAQLDDIPPTPCPCGQARRAFKEPWNTLASVHLTDISVDSKLHYHKKMTEIYIVLEGEGYLEADGERIPLKPMTSIMIRPGCVHRAVGNLRIINVPMPPFDPADEFEV from the coding sequence ATGTCTGCCACTTCCCCCGACATTGCTCCGGTCTCTGTAGCTTCCGGCCAGAAGCGTTTCGCCGTTGCCCAGCTCGATGACATTCCGCCAACGCCATGTCCCTGCGGCCAGGCGCGCCGGGCCTTCAAGGAACCCTGGAATACCCTCGCCAGTGTGCACCTCACGGACATCTCCGTGGACAGCAAGCTCCACTACCACAAGAAGATGACGGAGATCTACATCGTGCTGGAGGGCGAAGGCTATCTGGAAGCGGATGGCGAACGCATCCCGCTCAAGCCGATGACCAGCATCATGATCCGCCCCGGCTGCGTGCACCGCGCCGTGGGAAACCTCCGCATCATCAATGTGCCCATGCCGCCGTTTGACCCGGCGGATGAGTTTGAGGTATAA
- a CDS encoding RNA recognition motif domain-containing protein, producing MNLYVSNLSYNLTDNELRETFERYGAVSHARIILDRETGRSRGFAFVEMPNDEEARAAINGLNNADLGGRPLKVVEARPREERPYTPRPGGGGGGGGGYKGGGGGGGGGGGYKGGGGGGGGYKGGGGGGGGGYRDKDKRGSWDRGKRDGGFGGDDGGW from the coding sequence ATGAACCTCTACGTCAGTAACCTCAGCTACAACCTGACCGACAACGAACTGCGCGAAACTTTTGAGCGGTATGGTGCCGTCTCGCATGCGCGGATTATCCTCGATCGCGAAACCGGGCGTTCCCGTGGTTTTGCCTTCGTCGAAATGCCCAATGATGAAGAAGCCCGTGCGGCAATCAATGGCCTGAACAACGCAGACCTCGGCGGTCGCCCCCTCAAGGTGGTGGAAGCCCGTCCCCGTGAAGAGCGTCCCTACACTCCCCGTCCTGGCGGTGGCGGTGGCGGCGGCGGCGGTTACAAAGGCGGCGGCGGTGGCGGTGGTGGTGGCGGCGGCTACAAAGGCGGTGGCGGCGGCGGTGGTGGTTACAAGGGCGGCGGCGGTGGCGGTGGCGGTGGCTATCGCGACAAGGACAAGCGCGGCAGCTGGGATCGCGGCAAGCGCGATGGCGGCTTCGGCGGCGACGACGGCGGCTGGTAA
- a CDS encoding ABC transporter ATP-binding protein: MPDTPALEVKDVHRRYHLAGHELHVLKGISLRVEPGEKVFLCGASGSGKTTLLYILGGLERPTEGDVYMSGQPMYAASKNKRAQMRNTGLGFVFQNYHLLPELTALENVMLPSLIKGKPTESRAKELLGRVGLGQRLDHLPTELSGGEQQRVALARSLINDPPILLADEPTGNLDAATGKQIMDLLFEIVSESKKTLVVVTHDATLAERGDRKLVIKQGQLEGGIDLGKS; the protein is encoded by the coding sequence ATGCCTGATACCCCCGCGCTCGAAGTGAAAGACGTGCACCGCCGCTACCATCTGGCGGGGCATGAACTGCATGTGCTCAAGGGCATCTCGCTCCGGGTCGAGCCAGGCGAAAAGGTCTTCCTCTGCGGCGCGTCTGGCTCGGGCAAGACGACACTGCTGTACATCCTCGGTGGGCTGGAGAGGCCTACTGAGGGGGATGTCTACATGTCCGGCCAGCCCATGTATGCCGCCAGCAAGAACAAGCGGGCCCAGATGCGAAACACCGGCCTCGGCTTCGTCTTCCAGAACTACCACCTGCTCCCGGAGCTCACCGCCTTGGAGAATGTGATGCTCCCCTCCCTCATCAAGGGCAAGCCCACCGAATCGCGGGCGAAGGAGCTGCTGGGGCGCGTGGGTCTGGGCCAGCGTCTGGATCACCTCCCCACAGAGCTCTCCGGCGGCGAGCAGCAGCGCGTGGCCCTGGCCCGCTCCCTGATCAATGATCCCCCCATCCTTCTGGCCGACGAACCGACGGGAAACCTGGATGCCGCGACGGGAAAGCAGATCATGGATCTCCTTTTCGAAATCGTGAGTGAATCCAAGAAGACTCTCGTGGTAGTGACCCATGACGCCACCCTCGCCGAACGCGGCGACCGGAAGCTGGTGATCAAGCAGGGACAGCTGGAGGGGGGCATCGATCTGGGGAAGTCCTGA
- a CDS encoding serine hydrolase domain-containing protein, translating into MASTDIGNLKQALTDAFEANFCERGEIGASVSVFIEGEEVVHLSQGHTTRERTQPWTEDSMVPVWSATKGPAAVICLVAMEEAGISLESRVCEIWPEFAGGGKQDVTLRQLLSHTAGLSVLDEAVPMNDYALVIAAIEKQAPLFPPGTQQGYHARTFGFLLDEIVRRLTGASSLGAHFHERFRDPMGIDFWIGLPQELMSRVATLYPGKLRPELGKEPFFQAFNARGSVTSRTFASPAGLSAVQEMNRYESLAPGYASMGGVGSARGLASFYAMLAQGGEWRGRRYVSETVLSWLETTISQQEDAVLHAPIAFAAGVMKDAVDASGEKLRNIYGSGVRAFGHPGAGGSLAFADPGRKLSFAYVMNQMELGALPGERTLSLVRALG; encoded by the coding sequence ATGGCATCCACGGATATCGGGAATCTCAAGCAGGCGCTGACGGACGCTTTTGAAGCAAACTTCTGCGAGCGCGGTGAGATCGGCGCCTCCGTATCGGTCTTCATTGAGGGCGAGGAAGTGGTCCACTTGTCCCAAGGGCACACAACGCGCGAGCGGACCCAGCCATGGACCGAGGATAGCATGGTGCCGGTGTGGAGTGCCACGAAAGGACCGGCTGCCGTGATCTGCCTTGTGGCCATGGAGGAGGCAGGCATTTCCCTGGAATCGCGAGTCTGTGAAATCTGGCCGGAGTTCGCTGGGGGAGGGAAGCAGGACGTCACCCTGCGTCAGTTGCTCTCCCACACAGCGGGCCTGAGCGTGTTGGATGAAGCGGTGCCGATGAACGACTACGCTTTGGTGATTGCCGCGATTGAGAAACAGGCACCTCTGTTTCCTCCCGGCACACAGCAGGGGTATCATGCGCGAACGTTTGGCTTTCTGCTGGATGAAATCGTCCGTCGACTCACGGGAGCCAGCTCGCTGGGTGCTCACTTTCACGAGCGTTTCAGGGACCCCATGGGCATCGACTTCTGGATTGGGCTTCCACAGGAGTTGATGTCGCGCGTGGCCACGCTCTATCCGGGGAAGTTGCGGCCGGAGCTGGGGAAGGAGCCTTTTTTTCAGGCCTTCAATGCACGCGGGTCGGTCACATCACGCACCTTTGCATCACCGGCCGGGCTGAGCGCGGTGCAGGAGATGAACCGGTATGAATCACTCGCGCCGGGTTATGCCAGCATGGGTGGCGTGGGGTCCGCTCGTGGATTGGCCAGTTTCTACGCGATGCTGGCCCAAGGCGGGGAGTGGCGCGGCAGGCGGTATGTGAGCGAAACGGTGCTGTCATGGCTGGAGACCACCATTTCCCAGCAGGAGGATGCCGTGCTGCACGCCCCCATCGCCTTCGCCGCAGGCGTGATGAAGGATGCGGTGGATGCGAGTGGAGAAAAACTCCGCAACATCTATGGCTCAGGCGTTCGCGCGTTTGGTCATCCCGGCGCCGGCGGTAGCCTCGCCTTTGCAGACCCGGGGCGGAAGCTCTCATTTGCCTATGTGATGAACCAGATGGAACTCGGAGCGCTGCCGGGTGAGAGGACGCTATCGCTGGTGCGAGCGTTGGGGTGA